One Triticum dicoccoides isolate Atlit2015 ecotype Zavitan chromosome 5B, WEW_v2.0, whole genome shotgun sequence genomic window carries:
- the LOC119309707 gene encoding heavy metal-associated isoprenylated plant protein 41-like → MARLRRRGRGRWRGVRWLSHYSSGQSILIVGDGDFSFSLALAAAFGTGRNIVATSLDSYEALSRKYSKAQSNVMELKKRRTTVLHGVDAETMKGHTNLKMRLFDRIVFNFPHAGFHGKECEMHVVRLHRELVKGFFVNARELLQPDGEIHISHKTGYPYDGWSIVQLASESSLAMIDIVSFQKQDYPGYSPKRGNGSKSNNTFPLGDCNTYKFVAKHNVAQGEHACHCYMCRDRYFSPYFDYASGLATLGVGHGGHLAYW, encoded by the exons ATGGCGAGGCTgcgaaggagggggagggggaggtggaggGGCGTGAGGTGGCTGAGCCATTACTCATCGGGGCAAAGCATTCTGATCGTCGGAGACGGGGATTTCTCCTTCTCGCTggctctcgccgccgcgttcgggaCCGGCCGGAACATCGTCGCGACGTCGCTGGACTCCTATG AGGCTCTGTCTCGCAAGTATAGCAAAGCACAATCAAATGTAATGGAGCTGAAGAAAAGGCGCACCACGGTTTTGCATGGTGTTGATGCGGAGACGATGAAGGGTCATACTAATCTGAAGATGAGACTATTTGATCGGATTGTCTTTAATTTTCCTCATGCTGGATTCCATGGAAAAGAGTGTGAGATGCATGTTGTCAG GTTGCATAGGGAGCTTGTGAAGGGGTTCTTTGTCAATGCAcgagagctgcttcagccggatggTGAAATCCACATTAGCCACAAGACAGGATATCCTTACGACGGGTGGAGTATCGTGCAACTTGCCTCCGAATCTTCTCTGGCTATGATTGACATAGTTAGTTTCCAGAAACAAGACTACCCCGGCTATAGCCCAAAGAGAGGAAATGGTTCAAAGTCCAACAATACTTTCCCTCTTGGTGACTGCAACACATACAAGTTCGTCGCGAAACATAATGTTGCTCAGGGAGAACATGCATGCCACTGCTATATGTGCCGAGATAGGTATTTCTCGCCATACTTTGACTATGCGAGTGGTCTCGCCACACTCGGAGTTGGGCATGGGGGGCACCTTGCATATTGGTGA
- the LOC119309708 gene encoding heavy metal-associated isoprenylated plant protein 41-like, which produces MAPPVLEVAQAIAAEGKKGAKGEVKWLKHYSSAQSILVVGDGDFSFSRSLATAFGSGENLVATSLDSYGYLRIMYSHAESNVTSLKKMGATVLHDVDATEMKSHAHLKH; this is translated from the exons ATGGCGCCGCCGGTGCTGGAGGTGGCGCAGGCCATCGCCGCGGAGGGGAAGAAGGGCGCGAAGGGGGAGGTCAAGTGGCTGAAGCACTACTCCTCGGCGCAGAGCATCCTGGTCGTCGGCGACGGGGACTTCTCCTTCTCGCGGTCGCTCGCCACCGCCTTCGGCTCCGGCGAGAACCTCGTCGCCACGTCCCTCGACTCCTACG GTTATCTGAGAATCATGTACAGCCATGCGGAATCGAATGTAACGTCGCTGAAAAAGATGGGCGCCACAGTCTTGCATGATGTCGACGCGACAGAGATGAAGAGTCACGCCCATCTGaagcattag